A region of Allocoleopsis franciscana PCC 7113 DNA encodes the following proteins:
- a CDS encoding phytanoyl-CoA dioxygenase family protein — protein MNSVDSITRVDRKAEFETQGYTICRNFFSKEEVAELYEVLRQTPDDGDGTLSKTNMKFHSNTFYDSPYLQAFISQKKIVDFIKEFIGSNIWVRWDQAVEKRAGGEEFPWHQDNGYSSTKEVYYQFWVAITDMTQENGGLWIQPGSHKHGVLPHEMIDAHLVCDTKISEPVFIEAKPGDVVLFSSMTLHRTLPNISNASRWAYVIEYMSLDYYDPFIEPPYFIAARNGEPAPTFTRFDRGWWSPKNQIKYSIPVIKSFIRKSKFREPLKKLVGMLQK, from the coding sequence ATGAACAGCGTTGATAGCATAACCAGGGTTGACAGAAAAGCAGAGTTTGAGACTCAGGGATACACGATTTGCCGTAACTTCTTCTCGAAAGAAGAGGTCGCAGAACTCTACGAAGTGCTGCGGCAAACTCCAGATGATGGAGATGGGACTTTGAGTAAAACTAATATGAAGTTTCATAGTAATACCTTTTATGATAGTCCCTATCTGCAAGCCTTCATTTCTCAAAAAAAGATTGTCGATTTCATCAAAGAATTCATTGGCTCTAACATCTGGGTGAGGTGGGATCAAGCTGTTGAGAAAAGAGCAGGAGGCGAGGAATTTCCCTGGCACCAAGACAATGGATATAGCTCCACGAAAGAGGTTTACTACCAGTTTTGGGTCGCCATCACAGACATGACGCAGGAGAATGGCGGGTTATGGATACAACCCGGTAGCCATAAACACGGAGTCCTACCTCATGAAATGATTGATGCCCATCTCGTTTGTGATACCAAGATTTCAGAACCTGTCTTTATTGAGGCAAAGCCAGGGGATGTGGTTTTGTTCTCTTCGATGACCCTACACCGCACACTTCCGAATATCTCAAACGCTAGTCGTTGGGCTTATGTAATTGAGTATATGTCACTCGACTACTACGATCCGTTTATCGAACCGCCTTACTTTATCGCCGCTAGAAACGGAGAACCAGCACCAACGTTTACCCGCTTTGATCGAGGCTGGTGGAGTCCGAAGAACCAGATCAAGTATTCAATTCCCGTCATTAAGTCCTTCATTCGCAAGTCCAAGTTCCGGGAACCGCTGAAGAAGCTGGTGGGAATGTTGCAAAAGTAA
- a CDS encoding universal stress protein, producing MFKTVLFPVDQSREAREAAEVVSHVVKTYSSRLVLLSVLEESDSEEAPNPEAMMSPDAIAELLKGAQALFAQQGITADTMSRSGMPAFTICDVADEIGADLIVMGCRGLGLTDEGAAESVTNRVINLSPCPVLVVP from the coding sequence ATGTTCAAAACTGTTTTATTTCCCGTTGACCAAAGCCGAGAAGCCCGCGAAGCGGCTGAAGTTGTTTCCCATGTGGTGAAAACCTATAGCAGTCGATTAGTGCTGCTGTCGGTACTTGAAGAATCCGACTCGGAAGAAGCGCCCAATCCAGAGGCGATGATGTCCCCTGATGCAATTGCAGAACTGCTCAAAGGTGCTCAGGCTCTCTTTGCCCAGCAAGGAATCACAGCCGACACCATGAGTCGTTCAGGAATGCCCGCTTTCACGATCTGCGATGTCGCTGACGAAATTGGGGCAGATTTAATTGTTATGGGTTGTCGAGGGTTGGGTCTAACTGACGAAGGTGCTGCGGAGAGTGTCACAAACCGAGTGATTAATTTATCTCCTTGCCCGGTTTTGGTTGTTCCTTAA
- a CDS encoding methyl-accepting chemotaxis protein codes for MATQFDPDPKAYKQEFNGLGKESQKAVNQNSFNMYGNNQPDLQLVSPQSVLNAVEHQQLGGFVTAANPAKSGGFQWRNLRLTQKATALAIALGTLPVLLTGVTAYQFANRSITEQITQSKISSVASMQDKVNRFMRDRYGDIQILANLPVLTNPSQRDTTPLGEKQSQLDRFIAAHKVYDLISVVDLNGNVIVQTKGLEPIPNQREREYFQEVLKTNQPVISDAIIPKVSKNPERLTLHFAAPVKDSATGKTIAVIRARMPVTALEEQLQTFGANGDEFLLIDSSTKNIFLAKDKNLETKEPSAVFSEWDKRPATEKPNSLIVHHKPTNDRELIAYTKFGQVEGLPTLDWEAVIAIPTDIAFASQRQLLLILSLGTGLTALLVSALAVYLAKLATRPVLAVSDAVEKLGQGELYTRVAVEGQDELAELGSNINLMASRLETLLWAQAAETEQAGLFGDIAVSNARTEKDLEDVFEKGVQGALRILEADRVVIYRLHPDGRGYISAEAVVPVWPRALGAKIEDPCIGKELLEEYRQGRVVPTNNVYEAGFHPDHLRLMDRLQIKANLVTPILKDGHLFGLLIAHHCSNLHIWQQSEINFLKELAIRVGLCLDRVSFLEQKEVETLRAQQLHEITSTIRDAFSPEDIYQTAIAGVREALQTDRAVVYLFDDKWQGTIVAESVGMGWPKALGANITDPCFADKYVEKYLQGRVKAVEDIYEAGLSNCYMGQLEPFKVRANLVAPLLAYNKLHGLLVTHQCSNTRAWQESEITFFKQVATQVGLALDRVDFLAQIEQSRHKAETLADVQRQQKETLQQQLLELLSDVEGAAQGDLTVRADVTTGEIGTVADFFNAVIESLREIVTKVKTAAGQVNTSLGENEGAIRQLSEEALKQAEETTRTLDSVQEMTLSIQQVAKNARQAAVVARTASTTAEAGGIAIDRSVRNIFTLRETVAETAKKVKRLGESSQKISKVASLIDQIALQTNLLAINAGIEAARAGEEGQGFAVVAEEVGELAARSAAATREIEEIVHNIQKETTEVVEAMELGTSQVVEGTNLVEDAKQSLHKILDVSREIDDLVQSISTATVTQAETSQAVTELMKEIALVSERTSNSTRKVSGSLKETVEIAQELQASVGAFKVDGL; via the coding sequence ATGGCTACTCAATTTGATCCAGATCCAAAAGCTTATAAGCAAGAGTTCAATGGACTAGGGAAAGAGTCCCAGAAGGCTGTTAATCAAAATAGTTTCAATATGTATGGCAACAACCAACCCGATCTTCAGTTGGTTTCACCCCAGTCCGTACTCAATGCTGTTGAGCATCAACAACTTGGTGGGTTTGTTACGGCGGCGAACCCGGCAAAATCTGGCGGTTTCCAGTGGCGGAACCTGCGCTTAACCCAAAAAGCTACAGCTTTAGCGATCGCTTTAGGCACCCTTCCCGTATTACTGACTGGAGTCACCGCCTATCAATTTGCCAACCGATCCATTACCGAGCAAATTACCCAGTCTAAAATCTCCAGCGTTGCCAGTATGCAAGACAAGGTCAATCGCTTTATGCGTGACCGTTATGGGGATATTCAAATCCTAGCCAATCTTCCCGTGTTAACGAATCCGTCCCAGAGGGACACCACACCGTTGGGGGAAAAGCAATCGCAACTGGATCGCTTTATCGCGGCTCACAAAGTCTATGACCTGATTTCCGTGGTCGATCTCAACGGTAATGTGATTGTCCAAACCAAAGGTCTAGAACCGATTCCCAACCAACGCGAGCGCGAGTATTTTCAGGAAGTCCTCAAAACCAATCAGCCTGTTATCAGTGATGCTATCATCCCCAAAGTATCCAAGAATCCTGAACGACTGACCCTTCACTTCGCTGCACCCGTTAAAGATAGCGCCACTGGCAAAACCATCGCTGTGATTCGAGCGCGTATGCCGGTCACCGCCTTAGAAGAGCAGCTTCAAACCTTTGGGGCAAATGGCGATGAATTTCTTTTGATTGATTCCTCAACCAAGAACATTTTTCTAGCCAAGGACAAGAATCTTGAAACTAAAGAACCTTCGGCTGTCTTTTCCGAATGGGATAAACGACCCGCGACAGAAAAGCCCAATAGTTTGATCGTTCACCATAAACCTACCAATGATCGCGAATTGATCGCCTATACCAAATTCGGACAAGTCGAAGGATTACCCACCCTGGATTGGGAAGCCGTTATTGCTATACCGACAGACATCGCCTTTGCCTCACAGCGACAATTGCTTCTGATTTTGTCCTTGGGAACAGGCTTGACAGCCTTGTTGGTGAGTGCTCTTGCCGTTTATCTAGCTAAACTAGCGACCCGTCCTGTACTCGCTGTCAGTGATGCCGTGGAAAAACTGGGGCAAGGGGAACTGTACACCCGTGTTGCCGTGGAAGGGCAGGATGAACTGGCTGAACTGGGTTCTAATATTAACCTGATGGCCAGCCGACTGGAGACTTTATTGTGGGCACAAGCCGCTGAAACCGAGCAAGCCGGTTTATTTGGAGATATTGCTGTCTCCAATGCTCGTACCGAGAAAGATTTAGAAGATGTCTTTGAAAAGGGTGTTCAAGGAGCGCTACGCATCCTAGAAGCGGATCGGGTTGTGATCTATCGCCTCCATCCGGACGGGCGTGGATACATTTCCGCAGAAGCGGTTGTTCCCGTGTGGCCCAGAGCACTCGGTGCAAAAATAGAAGACCCTTGCATCGGCAAGGAACTCCTAGAAGAGTACAGACAAGGGCGTGTGGTGCCGACCAATAATGTTTATGAAGCGGGTTTTCACCCTGATCACCTGAGGTTAATGGATCGGCTGCAAATCAAGGCCAATTTAGTGACTCCTATTCTCAAAGATGGTCACCTGTTTGGCTTGCTGATTGCTCATCATTGCAGTAACCTCCATATCTGGCAACAATCCGAAATCAATTTCCTCAAAGAGTTAGCCATTCGAGTTGGACTTTGTTTGGATCGGGTGAGTTTCCTGGAGCAGAAAGAAGTCGAAACATTGCGAGCACAGCAACTCCATGAAATCACCTCGACTATCCGGGATGCCTTTAGCCCTGAAGACATCTATCAAACGGCAATTGCAGGTGTGCGCGAAGCATTGCAAACGGATCGAGCGGTTGTCTATCTATTTGATGACAAGTGGCAAGGCACCATCGTGGCAGAATCAGTCGGAATGGGCTGGCCAAAAGCCCTGGGAGCCAACATTACTGACCCTTGTTTTGCGGATAAATATGTTGAAAAGTATCTACAGGGTCGAGTTAAAGCCGTTGAGGATATTTACGAGGCGGGTTTAAGTAACTGTTATATGGGTCAACTGGAACCGTTTAAGGTTCGGGCGAATTTAGTCGCTCCCCTTTTGGCTTATAATAAACTGCACGGCTTACTGGTCACCCATCAATGTTCCAACACACGCGCTTGGCAGGAGTCAGAAATTACCTTCTTTAAGCAGGTGGCGACTCAAGTCGGTCTGGCTTTAGACCGCGTGGATTTCTTAGCACAAATTGAACAATCACGCCACAAGGCTGAAACCTTAGCAGACGTACAACGGCAACAAAAAGAAACGCTGCAACAGCAACTTTTAGAACTGCTCAGTGATGTGGAAGGAGCCGCTCAAGGTGACCTCACGGTGCGTGCAGATGTGACCACTGGGGAAATTGGCACGGTAGCAGACTTTTTCAATGCCGTCATTGAAAGCCTGCGGGAAATCGTCACCAAAGTGAAAACAGCGGCGGGTCAGGTCAACACTTCATTGGGAGAAAACGAAGGGGCAATCCGTCAGCTTTCGGAGGAAGCCCTGAAACAGGCTGAGGAAACGACCCGTACTCTGGACTCGGTTCAAGAAATGACCCTTTCCATTCAACAGGTCGCCAAAAATGCTCGTCAGGCCGCCGTTGTCGCCCGCACCGCTTCTACGACGGCTGAAGCGGGGGGGATAGCGATTGATCGATCTGTCCGAAATATCTTTACCCTGCGAGAGACAGTAGCAGAAACCGCCAAAAAAGTCAAGCGACTGGGTGAATCTTCTCAAAAGATTTCTAAGGTTGCTTCACTGATTGACCAAATCGCCCTGCAAACGAACTTACTCGCGATCAACGCCGGGATTGAAGCGGCACGGGCCGGTGAAGAAGGTCAGGGCTTTGCGGTGGTTGCGGAAGAAGTCGGGGAACTGGCAGCGCGAAGTGCGGCAGCAACGCGAGAAATTGAAGAGATTGTTCACAACATCCAAAAAGAAACGACGGAAGTGGTCGAAGCGATGGAATTGGGTACCAGTCAGGTGGTAGAAGGAACCAATCTGGTAGAGGATGCCAAGCAAAGCTTGCATAAGATTCTGGATGTGTCTCGCGAAATTGATGATTTGGTGCAATCGATTTCAACGGCGACGGTGACTCAAGCGGAGACCTCACAAGCTGTTACTGAGTTGATGAAAGAGATTGCCCTAGTCTCGGAACGTACCTCTAATTCCACACGCAAAGTGTCTGGTTCTCTCAAAGAGACAGTAGAGATTGCTCAGGAATTGCAGGCATCAGTGGGTGCCTTCAAAGTTGACGGACTCTAG
- a CDS encoding succinylglutamate desuccinylase/aspartoacylase family protein: MIPSISTIPIQQLASGDRLYIQVYKFIGAKPGKKAYLQSNLHGAEIVGNAVIHQLIEFLMTLDDSQIAGEIWLVPVCNPLSTNQRTHVFSTGRFNVHDGKDWNRIFWDYEKECEDLEAFAKSQVDFEPDVIRKNYLEKIQLGFKKQLEKIQAPSGLPFSERYRYQLQSLCLDANYLIDIHSSSNQAIDYLYCFDSREESANAFLLDYGILMNEYDGDAFDEAFMKPWLALEKNLAALGNKIKFDIESWTLELGSGMQMNPESVKKGVLGIKNYLAQKGVLELPNLPVAGRDSHPIKLTKKNQIKKYYAPTGGMIQTRVSLGSSIKAGQLLYQLICFNKKGELPLLIDVCAEAEGLIFDVSTNYGVNEGEYVLSVM; the protein is encoded by the coding sequence ATGATTCCAAGTATCTCTACAATTCCGATTCAGCAATTGGCTTCAGGCGATCGCCTTTATATCCAAGTTTATAAGTTCATTGGTGCTAAACCTGGGAAAAAGGCATATTTACAATCCAATTTACACGGCGCTGAAATTGTCGGGAATGCTGTCATTCATCAGTTAATTGAGTTCTTGATGACATTGGATGATAGTCAGATTGCCGGAGAAATTTGGCTTGTCCCTGTCTGTAATCCATTAAGTACCAATCAGCGCACTCATGTCTTTTCGACGGGACGTTTTAATGTCCACGATGGTAAAGACTGGAACCGGATTTTTTGGGACTATGAAAAAGAGTGTGAGGATTTAGAAGCTTTTGCCAAATCTCAAGTTGATTTTGAGCCGGATGTTATCCGAAAAAATTACCTAGAAAAAATCCAGTTAGGTTTCAAGAAACAATTGGAAAAAATCCAAGCTCCAAGTGGCTTGCCTTTCAGTGAACGTTACCGATATCAGTTGCAGTCTTTATGTTTAGATGCTAACTATCTAATTGATATCCATAGTTCCAGTAACCAAGCCATTGATTATCTATATTGCTTCGACAGTCGCGAAGAAAGTGCTAACGCTTTTCTCCTAGATTATGGCATTTTAATGAATGAGTATGATGGAGATGCTTTTGATGAGGCATTTATGAAACCTTGGCTGGCGTTGGAAAAAAACTTAGCAGCGTTAGGCAATAAAATTAAATTTGATATTGAGTCATGGACATTGGAATTGGGTTCTGGAATGCAAATGAATCCGGAATCTGTGAAAAAGGGTGTTCTTGGTATCAAAAATTATCTAGCCCAAAAAGGGGTTTTAGAACTACCAAATTTACCCGTGGCAGGTAGAGACTCTCATCCCATCAAGCTGACGAAAAAAAATCAAATTAAAAAGTACTATGCTCCGACTGGAGGCATGATTCAAACCAGAGTTTCTTTAGGGAGTTCAATTAAAGCGGGGCAATTGTTGTATCAATTAATTTGTTTTAACAAAAAAGGAGAATTACCTCTCTTGATAGATGTTTGTGCTGAGGCAGAAGGTTTGATTTTTGATGTTTCTACTAATTATGGAGTGAATGAGGGAGAATATGTACTTTCGGTGATGTAG
- a CDS encoding phosphoglycerate kinase yields MSKKSVAVLSESDLAGKRVLVRADLNVPLDEGGTITDDTRIRAALPTIQDLIKKNAKVILCSHLGRPKGQVKDSLRLTPVANRLSELLGQTVVKCDDCIGDAVAAQIAGMENGQVALLENLRFHVGEEKNDPEFTKQLASLADVYVNDAFGTAHRAHASTEGVTHYLKPSVAGYLIEKELQYLQSAIENPQKPLAAIIGGSKVSSKIGVIETLLDKVDKLLIGGGMIFTFYKARGLSVGKSLVEEDKLELAKSLEAKAKERGVALLLPTDVVVADNFAPDANSQTVSIDSIPDGWMGLDIGPDSVKVFQDALSDCKTVIWNGPMGVFEFDKFAVGTEAIAHTMADLTKQGATTIIGGGDSVAAVEKVGVAEQMSHISTGGGASLELLEGKELPGITALDDA; encoded by the coding sequence GTGTCTAAAAAATCCGTAGCAGTTTTAAGCGAGTCAGATTTAGCCGGAAAACGGGTATTGGTGCGAGCCGATCTGAACGTGCCCCTCGATGAAGGTGGCACCATCACGGATGATACTCGTATCCGTGCGGCGTTACCGACGATTCAAGATTTAATCAAAAAGAATGCCAAGGTGATTCTGTGCAGCCACTTAGGGCGTCCCAAAGGACAGGTGAAAGACAGTTTACGGCTGACGCCTGTTGCTAACCGTCTCTCTGAACTACTGGGTCAGACTGTAGTCAAATGTGACGACTGCATCGGGGATGCGGTTGCCGCTCAGATTGCTGGCATGGAAAATGGTCAGGTGGCGTTACTGGAAAATCTCCGCTTTCATGTGGGAGAAGAGAAGAATGACCCAGAATTTACCAAACAGTTAGCCTCGTTGGCTGATGTCTATGTCAATGATGCCTTTGGCACAGCCCACCGTGCTCATGCTTCTACGGAGGGTGTAACTCATTACCTGAAGCCTTCTGTAGCGGGATATTTGATTGAGAAAGAACTCCAGTATTTGCAAAGCGCGATCGAAAATCCCCAAAAGCCCTTAGCCGCCATTATCGGCGGTTCTAAGGTGTCGAGTAAGATTGGCGTGATTGAAACCCTGCTGGATAAGGTAGATAAGCTGCTGATTGGTGGCGGTATGATTTTTACCTTCTACAAAGCTCGTGGCTTGAGTGTGGGTAAGTCACTGGTGGAAGAGGACAAGCTAGAATTGGCAAAATCCTTGGAAGCCAAGGCCAAAGAACGCGGCGTTGCTCTTCTATTGCCCACTGATGTTGTCGTTGCCGATAATTTTGCGCCGGATGCGAATTCCCAAACCGTCAGCATTGACTCAATCCCCGATGGATGGATGGGATTGGATATTGGTCCTGACTCGGTGAAAGTGTTCCAGGATGCGTTGTCGGATTGTAAGACAGTGATCTGGAATGGCCCAATGGGTGTGTTTGAGTTTGATAAATTTGCTGTAGGAACGGAAGCGATCGCCCATACGATGGCTGACCTCACCAAACAAGGTGCAACCACAATCATTGGCGGTGGCGACTCAGTAGCAGCTGTAGAAAAAGTCGGCGTGGCTGAGCAAATGAGCCACATTTCCACAGGCGGCGGCGCTAGCTTAGAGTTGCTCGAAGGTAAGGAACTGCCAGGAATTACTGCACTGGACGACGCTTAA
- a CDS encoding PAS domain-containing protein, giving the protein MASKIATFRLPENLIQEIRSRAEATGRDRTAVVIEALKQAFGMPASASRPATVEELQQQLNELEHKFLTLTQQLNQVSSKSPALSNISPVSPGLMQTIASGNSIPIPNSFVAEDAVSTQTLRVGEGSGRNGHQGGGGGGSRKEQELGFAEGKPDEAELQELAARIEQQARIFDLVLSASPDPICVVDRVGRFTYANLALAQLFGLPQGHILGKTWRQLELPTEFIDSEPIDGQREVVFATRRPLTKEISYRTNNGVRDYECILSPILGDSNTVEAVICTARDVTERNLVEESLRESESNYRHLFEYANDSIFIIDLSTSRILDANQNAARRLGYTRKELLKLKTKDIDGPVPLERQKTINQQLQATGSFIFEHALRRKDGTKIQVEISSRIIEYRDQLVSLSFVRDVTARKQAEERMRLLESAVENTQDGILITEAKHIDAPGPELLYVNQAFTRITGYDLTEVLGRTPRLLQGPKTDRSQLDKIRTALQEQKPVQVELLNYRKDGSEFWVELNIVPIASKEGKVTHWVALQREITERKQAEAALVASKQQISKILESITDGFFTVDEQWHFTYVNQKAEQILQKNRAELLGQNLWDVFPGTVGSTFEREFHRAINQDVAVTFEDFHPALGKWFEIHAYPSGDGLSVVCNDITKCKQAEVNS; this is encoded by the coding sequence ATGGCAAGTAAGATAGCGACTTTTAGACTTCCAGAGAACCTAATTCAGGAGATTCGGTCTCGGGCTGAGGCGACAGGTCGTGATCGAACAGCGGTAGTGATTGAAGCTTTAAAGCAAGCCTTTGGTATGCCGGCAAGCGCTTCACGTCCAGCGACAGTTGAAGAACTGCAACAACAGCTCAATGAGTTAGAACATAAATTCCTAACCCTAACCCAACAACTGAATCAAGTTAGCTCGAAATCTCCTGCACTGAGCAACATCAGTCCGGTTAGTCCAGGACTGATGCAAACTATCGCCTCTGGCAACTCCATACCCATCCCTAACTCATTCGTCGCTGAGGACGCTGTTTCTACACAGACTCTTCGTGTAGGCGAAGGCTCAGGACGCAATGGACACCAGGGAGGTGGTGGTGGTGGGTCTCGCAAAGAACAGGAACTCGGTTTTGCCGAGGGCAAGCCAGACGAAGCTGAGCTGCAAGAATTAGCAGCCAGAATTGAGCAACAAGCGAGAATCTTCGACTTAGTCCTTTCAGCCTCTCCTGACCCCATTTGCGTTGTAGACCGAGTAGGACGGTTTACTTATGCCAACTTGGCACTGGCTCAATTGTTTGGACTACCCCAGGGACACATCTTGGGTAAGACTTGGCGGCAGCTTGAGCTACCGACCGAGTTTATCGACAGCGAACCCATCGACGGGCAACGGGAAGTTGTATTCGCAACACGGCGACCCTTAACCAAAGAAATTAGCTACCGGACGAACAATGGAGTACGGGATTACGAATGTATTCTCAGCCCCATTTTAGGTGATAGTAATACGGTTGAAGCCGTAATTTGTACGGCTAGAGACGTTACGGAGCGAAACCTCGTCGAAGAGTCGCTCAGGGAATCAGAATCCAATTACCGTCACTTATTTGAATACGCCAACGACTCAATCTTCATCATTGACTTATCAACCAGTCGGATTTTGGACGCCAACCAAAATGCGGCAAGGCGACTTGGTTATACCCGTAAAGAACTCCTGAAGTTAAAAACCAAGGACATCGATGGCCCAGTCCCGCTCGAACGTCAAAAGACGATTAACCAGCAGCTCCAGGCAACGGGTAGTTTCATCTTTGAACACGCTCTGCGGCGTAAAGACGGCACAAAAATACAGGTTGAAATTAGCTCTCGGATTATTGAGTACCGTGACCAGTTAGTCTCTCTAAGTTTCGTGCGCGATGTCACAGCACGGAAACAGGCAGAGGAGCGGATGCGTTTGTTGGAGTCAGCGGTTGAGAATACCCAAGACGGGATTTTAATCACCGAGGCCAAGCACATAGACGCTCCAGGGCCGGAATTGCTGTATGTCAACCAAGCCTTTACCCGTATTACGGGCTACGACCTAACCGAAGTTTTGGGTCGGACACCGCGCTTGTTACAAGGGCCAAAAACGGATCGCTCTCAGTTAGATAAAATTCGCACAGCGCTTCAAGAACAGAAACCCGTTCAAGTTGAGTTGCTCAACTACCGTAAAGACGGTTCGGAGTTCTGGGTCGAACTCAATATTGTGCCCATTGCCAGCAAAGAGGGTAAGGTCACCCATTGGGTCGCGCTACAGCGGGAGATTACAGAGCGTAAACAGGCAGAAGCGGCGCTGGTCGCTTCTAAGCAGCAGATTAGTAAGATTCTGGAAAGCATTACAGATGGCTTCTTTACGGTAGATGAGCAGTGGCATTTTACCTATGTCAATCAGAAAGCCGAACAGATTTTACAGAAAAATCGAGCTGAACTCCTCGGTCAAAATCTGTGGGATGTGTTTCCAGGAACCGTAGGATCAACCTTTGAGCGCGAGTTTCACAGAGCCATTAACCAAGACGTTGCCGTGACGTTTGAAGATTTTCATCCAGCTTTAGGCAAATGGTTTGAAATCCACGCCTATCCTTCTGGGGATGGACTTTCGGTTGTCTGCAACGACATTACTAAATGTAAACAGGCCGAAGTGAACAGTTAG
- the ylqF gene encoding ribosome biogenesis GTPase YlqF — MTTPSIQWYPGHIAKAERELKEQLKRVDVVLEVRDARIPLSTHHPQIPQWVGSKAKVLVLNRLDMITPAVRQLWISWFQQQGETAYFTNAQQGKGIREVSQATQSAGVQMNQRRRDRGMQPRPVRAVVIGFPNVGKSALINRLLGRRVVDSARRPGVTRQLRWVRISDQLELLDAPGVIPANLKNQQKAIKLAICDDIGDASYDNQRIAADLVELLQDLEAMAYGGLIPASPLKTRYELDPTPFSGEDYLRALADYRHQGDIERTARQLLHDFRKGVLGPIPLELPPDKS, encoded by the coding sequence ATGACTACACCCTCTATCCAATGGTATCCCGGTCATATTGCCAAAGCTGAACGGGAACTGAAAGAACAGCTTAAACGAGTGGATGTGGTACTAGAGGTTCGGGATGCTCGGATTCCCCTCTCAACTCATCATCCACAAATTCCTCAATGGGTGGGGAGTAAAGCTAAGGTATTGGTGCTGAACCGACTTGATATGATTACTCCTGCTGTGCGGCAACTCTGGATATCCTGGTTTCAACAGCAGGGAGAGACAGCCTATTTCACCAATGCCCAACAGGGTAAAGGCATTCGAGAGGTGTCACAGGCTACTCAGTCTGCTGGGGTACAAATGAATCAGCGTCGGCGCGATCGCGGAATGCAACCCCGCCCCGTTCGAGCGGTTGTGATCGGGTTCCCGAATGTCGGTAAGTCAGCCCTAATCAACCGATTGTTAGGGCGTCGCGTTGTAGACAGTGCCCGTCGCCCTGGGGTAACGCGCCAGCTTCGTTGGGTACGCATCTCTGACCAACTTGAACTCCTTGATGCTCCCGGTGTGATCCCAGCCAATTTAAAAAATCAGCAAAAGGCGATCAAACTAGCGATTTGTGATGACATCGGTGACGCTTCTTACGATAATCAACGAATTGCGGCGGATCTGGTAGAGTTACTCCAAGATTTAGAGGCGATGGCTTATGGCGGCTTAATCCCTGCCTCTCCCTTAAAGACTCGCTACGAACTCGATCCCACTCCTTTTAGCGGTGAAGACTACCTCAGAGCATTAGCCGACTATCGTCATCAAGGCGACATAGAACGTACCGCACGGCAACTATTACATGATTTTCGTAAAGGAGTACTAGGACCGATTCCCCTAGAATTGCCACCTGATAAATCTTAA
- a CDS encoding histidine phosphatase family protein, translated as MSLKLYLLRHGQTDCSRLNAFCGSSDPELTPEGVKMAEAFANAYRSTPWEAIFCSPMGRTQATAKPLCEAISLKPELREGLKEINYGEWEGKTPEAVSHEFHDDYILWTADPAWYPPTGGELAVAIAHRALQVIEEIKHRFPTGNVLIVSHKATIRIMLCSLLGIDVGRFRFRLGCPVGSVSIVEFGTHGPLLHALAERIHLEQHLRSLPGT; from the coding sequence ATGAGCCTAAAGCTTTATTTGTTGCGTCATGGGCAAACGGATTGTAGCCGATTGAATGCCTTCTGTGGTTCTAGCGATCCCGAACTTACACCAGAAGGAGTGAAGATGGCAGAAGCTTTTGCCAATGCCTATCGTTCTACCCCTTGGGAAGCCATTTTTTGTAGTCCCATGGGACGAACCCAAGCAACAGCTAAACCCCTGTGTGAGGCGATTAGTTTAAAACCCGAATTGCGGGAGGGGTTGAAAGAGATTAACTATGGTGAATGGGAAGGTAAGACACCAGAAGCAGTGAGTCACGAATTTCACGATGACTACATTCTTTGGACAGCCGATCCGGCGTGGTATCCACCCACGGGTGGGGAATTAGCAGTGGCAATTGCCCATCGTGCGTTACAAGTAATTGAGGAAATTAAACATCGATTCCCAACGGGTAATGTTTTAATTGTTTCCCACAAAGCAACCATCCGCATTATGCTGTGTAGTCTGTTAGGAATTGATGTCGGACGTTTCCGCTTTCGTTTAGGATGTCCAGTCGGATCAGTTAGCATTGTTGAATTTGGTACTCATGGCCCCTTACTTCACGCCTTGGCTGAGCGAATTCATCTGGAGCAACATTTGCGTTCATTACCGGGAACTTAA